The Nitrospiraceae bacterium sequence TGGCAGGGACATTTGAATGCCTTGGCTCCTGCATCCCATCGAAACCCGCAGCCTAAATGGGGACATATGGGGGAGAAAACGACAATCTCGCCTGCCGGTTGCTTCACCGCCCAAATCGCTTTTTTCGCCTTAATCGTCCGCCACCCATCCTTGATGGTGCTGGCATACTCCAATTCTTCCGGTTCCCCCGTTCGCAATTCACCTGTCGGTCCGACCTCGGCCCACGAGTCCTTTCGGCGTTTCAGGGCAGGGGAGATCACATAGCTGGTCAAGGGAAACGCCAGGCCCAAACTGATCACACTCATGGCAGCCCCGATCATCCAGGAAAAAAAACTGCGCCGCGTACCCTGCGGTGGTGATTCCCTCGGGGAAGAGAGATTGTCCGGGTCATAGGGCGGGCTTGGGGATGTCATTTCTGCAACCTCCTTTCATTCGTGTCTTTACCAACTCATGTTCACTTGCCATGCAGGATTTCGTCTGTGCGCAACTCACCCGCTGGGCTCACTGATTCTGTTCATGTCTCCTGAATACATCCTCATCCTGGTTTAGCGACTTCTGCAACTATTCGATTTTCCCTGCTATGCCATGATCTTCAAATTCCCCCGACCAGCCGAGGATGGGTTGACCCGACTGCTCGGGGCCAGGGCTCTTTCCCAGTCAACGTAGGGGGTAACGAACCTGTTCTTTCGCATGGCACCACGCCGGGTCGTGTCCTGATGAAAGGGCCACTGGTAGGCATCCTCTCTGTGCAGATGCATGTTCTTCGCCCCGTTTGCTATCAGCAAGCGGGCGATTGCCGCTGCCCTAAAACAACTATCGGGGAAGATGGGCCATCCAATACGCAATACAAATAGCTTCTTCATATTGACAATGGTGAGGGACGGGGCCCACGAGTCGTTGGCGCGATGCGCGTTGACTAAAACCTCGGGTTTGCTCTTTAAATAGTTTCTGACCATTTCAACATTTGCCTTGATCCATGATCCCACACTCATGGCGACTATCACCGGTTTCCCCATCTTGACGCGTTCGTGAAATTCGCATGGGAGAACGCCCTACCTCCCACTCGCGAAGAAGGACATGTGAAGGGTAGGATGAATCACCTTAACGTGACGACATAAGCCAACTTCTCCAAACTTCGGATTCTTGAAAATATTTCCAGGCAGGGCCCCGGGTTTTGATGCATGCCTTCGAACACGTTCTCATCACGTTCTTTCTCATGCAGCGCGAAAAAGCTGTCGCTTCCGAATTCCCGAATACATGATGGGTGGCCGTTTTTCATTGATGATGAGCATTAATCGTTTTCGTTGAAGGTGTTGCTTGGGACCTTGAGTAGAGTGCGACAGATCCTCCAAAACCTCAACCTGGCTGAGTGGAGCCAAAATGTGTTGGGACAAATGAAACACGTGAGTTTCAATGGAAAGAAGGACTAATTGGGGGGCATTTGGTCACTTGGGCCTTCAAATCCGCGGCATCCAGAAAATCCACGGTGATGGCCACTTCTGGATTAACCCACTGCCGGATGATTTTCTCTTTTATCTCGTTTGTCATGCCGGTCCCTCATTTCGTTCCCAATGAGGCCCATGGCCGTGTTCTTCTCCTTGAGCCGCTTCGATTGGGAAGAAAAGCCCCTCGCCTAAGACTTCCAGCCTCCCCAATGTGAAATAAATGGTTATTCCTCATCAATGCCCAAATCCACGCCAAGATACCCTCGCAGAAGATCATGACGGGTAAAGGTTTTCCTGATAACCCCATTTTCTTCGACACACAGATTCAGGAGTTTCTTCTCTTTCATTATTCCAATTGCCTCTTTAATGGTCGTGTCATTGTGGATGAGATAGGGCTCTTTTGACATAATTTGTTGAGTGGTGACCTTTCTGAGGTCCTGCGAATGATCCAGGGCTTTCAATAGATCAAATTCACTGACAAACCCCAAATATTTTCCGGCCTTATCTAACACAGGTCCCCCCGACAAATGGGAAGACAACAGGGCAATGGCCACCTCCATGCATGTCGTTCCCACACCAAACTGTAAGGGATTGGTGTGGATGAGCTGACCAACAGAAGTGAAATGTGGTTGTGACTGATCCATGGTTCCTCCTTAAGTGAGTTAGGAATAAAAACGACATTCCGGTTGTAACAAAATGACCCGTGAACTCAGCTCTAAAGGCCAATGCGGAAAGGGCCTTTACCTCTCTGAAAAGTCAACCCTTGTTGTTTAGTATCCACCAACATGTCCTCGAAGATTCACAAGAAACGAACGATTACGGTCGAGCTGGGAATGTTCTGCCCATTCCACTAGTTATGCACAATTTGATGCCGTTCTTCTGACCATTGAGCCAAGGTATGTAATAGCGTCCCTTCATTTCCAAACGTGGCATCAATCAGAATGTTTTCCTTATTGAGGAGAAAGACGGCTGGAACTCCTACTGGAATGTTCATGACGGTATGGCGCGTCTTTTCATCCACCTCGTACGCTTCATTGGTCCCTCTTTCAGTCTGAATGACGGCCCACTGTCGGTCGCCCATGAGGGGTTGAATCAGGTGCCCCTTCAGGGCTCTGTCCCATCCCGGATAATCCGCTTTAAAAAAATCGATAAGCTGGTCCTGATCGCTGACGACGATCTTCAGTGTATCGCCTTGCTGGATGGACGTAATCCCTTTTTTCGCCGCAGCTCTCAAGGACAGAAACAATGGCTCCGGGTATCCAATATTGACTTGAATAACATCCGACTTGATGTGTTGGACGGTGCCAAGGATGATCTGTTCACCGGGCAACAACAGCCCCCGAGCGATCTGTGCCTGCTGGCCGGATTCGCTTAACGCCAGTGATGGGGGGATTGAGCGCAAGGCGCATACGAGAAATGCCATCAAAACAAATAATCCAAAAGGCTTCTTGTTCTGAATCATGTTGATTCCTTTCCTTCTTCTCACGTTCATCCGTACCAATGCGGTGAGGGAAAACCCCTGGTATGGAATTGTTAGTCCTCATCAACCAAGACAGATGAGTTAGCTTCGTAAGCGCTCATTTTGAGGGAGAAAGAGGAAGATCGGTCTTCCTGCATTTCTTCTGGTGATTCGCATCTGTCGGTCCCTTCGATATCGACACGAACCCTTCATCCTACGCAGATGATCTCTAGTCTCTTTTCGTCACGAATTCCGTTCCGTCCCAAAGGGGGAGCATCCTGACATGAATGGCATTGATAACCTTTTTAATGCCCGACACTGATTCCGCCGCTTTCCCGGCTGCGGCTTTTTGGGGCTTTGTTTCAACCATGCCGGATAGGGTTACGACTCCATCTTTCGCATGGATGTGCAGCGTGTTCGTGTGTTGGGTGAGGACGTCCACACCCCGCAACGAGTTCCACACCGCGTTCTGGAGATGATGATTTTTCGAGCGGGATGGAGAGACGATCTTTCGGTCGGTGACCCCAACGACCCTTTTGAAGGAAGTGGCTATACCAGGAGAATGGCCGTTGGGTTTTTCCGTCTTGGTGTTCCCGTAAGAGGCCACATGTCTATGACACGCTTCGATATTGACTAGCTCTGAATGCAGTTGCTCTTCCATCCGGAGATGCTTCTTGACAGTCTGTTTGACAGGCTCGTGGTGTCGCGTATGATCGATGGCCCCTTCTGTGGACGAAAACGCAGGTGCGGTCTTCTCTCCGGCAAAATCCATCGGGCCTGATAAGCACACGATCGCATCCAAATGAGACTTTAAAATATATATTCCTTTCACCATGATGACCCTCCTTTCTGTTGTGTCCTCTGAAGGAATGCTTGAGATGCTTGTCCTGATCGTAAAGGGTTCAGGTTAATGTGCATTTCCTCCGTAGAACGTCAAGGAATCGTATTTGCGAAGGTGCGCTTGGCTATTATTTCGTGTTTCCGGCGTTTTGGCCGTGTGCCACTGTTGACACTGCTGGTGCGTTCGTTTCAAGTGCTCCGTGATTTTCCTTTATCTTCTTCGCTCTGCATGTGACCGCGTAGGGAGTTTCCGTGATGAGCATGGTTTTACCAGGACAATTCCTGGAGAAGCTGTTGCACATCAGTCTTCACTTTCGCGTACCGAATCATGTTGGAGTGTTGGTCATTCATGAGTTCCTTGTGGATGAGGTCGCTTTCTTGTTCGATGGCTTGAATATTCCCCTTTAACCAGCCATCGGCCAACTTCTCAGCTGACATCAGATGCATCTGTGCCTTTTCAATGGCCGTCCGGGCTTTATGGTCTTCATGGGTCATGAGTTCGAAAATTTCGGTATAGGTCAAATAAAAATTTGCCTCCGTCAGGTCTGTTGTAAGTTGCCTAACGCGTTGGAGAGGCAGGGTAGTCGTGTTGTGGTTTCGGAAGGCTTGCCCATTGTCTCCCGTTTGGGTGTGTTTATCTGCTGTTGGTGCTGTGGTTTTTTGCCAGAGGCCTTGTAAAACGGGTGTTACCGCTATTCCTTTCTGCTCGTCTTTTTCAGTCAGGGTTGCGACCATTCCTGTCAATGCTGTTTTCTTTTCTGGGACCTTCTCCTCCCGCGCCTGTACATGACGTGTTAACCAGACCTCCGCCTGCTTTAGGGAATTTTTCTCAGAATGAACATTCGGGGGCGGGTATGTTTCCATGCCTGGCCAAAAGTTTTTC is a genomic window containing:
- a CDS encoding ubiquinol-cytochrome c reductase iron-sulfur subunit, whose amino-acid sequence is MTSPSPPYDPDNLSSPRESPPQGTRRSFFSWMIGAAMSVISLGLAFPLTSYVISPALKRRKDSWAEVGPTGELRTGEPEELEYASTIKDGWRTIKAKKAIWAVKQPAGEIVVFSPICPHLGCGFRWDAGAKAFKCPCHGSVYDVTGKVLAGPAPRSLDVLPSKVEQGNLMVIYKQFKSGLDHPVEL
- a CDS encoding CBS domain-containing protein, whose amino-acid sequence is MDQSQPHFTSVGQLIHTNPLQFGVGTTCMEVAIALLSSHLSGGPVLDKAGKYLGFVSEFDLLKALDHSQDLRKVTTQQIMSKEPYLIHNDTTIKEAIGIMKEKKLLNLCVEENGVIRKTFTRHDLLRGYLGVDLGIDEE
- a CDS encoding BON domain-containing protein, with translation MVKGIYILKSHLDAIVCLSGPMDFAGEKTAPAFSSTEGAIDHTRHHEPVKQTVKKHLRMEEQLHSELVNIEACHRHVASYGNTKTEKPNGHSPGIATSFKRVVGVTDRKIVSPSRSKNHHLQNAVWNSLRGVDVLTQHTNTLHIHAKDGVVTLSGMVETKPQKAAAGKAAESVSGIKKVINAIHVRMLPLWDGTEFVTKRD